A single Bacteroidales bacterium DNA region contains:
- a CDS encoding PD40 domain-containing protein, which translates to MNFLKTTLPLLMFALFSVNIMAQIDARLFRYPDVSESHITFSYGGDIWVVEKTGGTAHKLSSPDGEESWPKFSPDGSKIAFSGNYDGNMDVYVTPSTGGIPTRVTWHGGSDRVLDWHPDGSQVLFASSRKSGRQRYSQFYLISDEGGPAEKLSVPYGENASFSDDGNRIAYTDKSRIYRTWKRYRGGMAPDIFLFDL; encoded by the coding sequence ATGAATTTTTTGAAAACTACGCTCCCTTTGCTGATGTTTGCCCTTTTTAGCGTCAACATCATGGCGCAGATTGATGCGCGTCTCTTTCGCTATCCCGATGTATCGGAAAGCCACATCACCTTCTCCTACGGGGGCGATATCTGGGTGGTGGAAAAAACCGGCGGTACCGCTCATAAGCTTAGCTCACCGGATGGTGAAGAATCCTGGCCCAAATTTTCGCCAGACGGGTCCAAAATTGCCTTTAGCGGCAATTACGACGGCAACATGGATGTATATGTTACTCCGAGCACAGGCGGCATACCAACCCGTGTCACCTGGCACGGCGGTTCCGACCGGGTGCTGGACTGGCACCCCGACGGATCGCAGGTATTGTTCGCCTCATCAAGAAAAAGCGGACGCCAGCGTTACAGCCAGTTTTATCTCATCTCCGATGAAGGTGGACCGGCAGAAAAATTATCCGTTCCCTATGGGGAGAATGCTTCATTCTCTGATGACGGCAACCGTATCGCCTACACTGACAAATCACGGATATACAGAACCTGGAAAAGATACCGCGGCGGAATGGCACCGGACATTTTTCTGTTTGATTTAG